The following DNA comes from Megalopta genalis isolate 19385.01 chromosome 14, iyMegGena1_principal, whole genome shotgun sequence.
TGGTGGACGCGAACGACCACAGCCCGAAGTTCACGCACCCGTTCTACGAGTTCTCGGTGCCCGAGGACGCGGAGATAGGGAGCAAACTGGGCGACGTGGTGGCGAATGACCGCGACAGCGGCTCCTTCGGCGAGCTATCGTACGCGCTGCGAGGTTTCGGTGCCGACAAGTTCAAGACGGACCCGAAGACCGGCGGCGTGTTCGTCGGCAAGCCGTTGGACTACGAGTCGAAGAGGCTGTACTTCCCGACGATGGAGGCCACTGACGGAGGCGGGAAGGTGTCCGTCGCCGGCATCTTCATAGACCTGGTGGACGTGAACGACAACAAGCCAGTCTTCGAGCAGTCCACGTTCTCCAGAACGGTCAGAGAGGACGCGACCAGTTTCGATCCGCAGATGTTCGTCAGGGCGACGGACGCCGACGGGCCCAGCCAGGGGAACGGCAAGGTGACCTACTCGATCAGTTCGCACAACAGCGTGACGGACGATGTCTTCAAGGTGATTGGAACGACGCTGTCTTCGAAGACCCCACGtggtatatttattatttattcacttaTGAGATCCTCTCGCAGATAAATCCGGACACCGGCGAGGTGACGATGTCGAAGCCGGTCCGCTCCGGGGACACCGAGAGAGGCATTTACGAGCTGAAGATTCGCGCCACGGACGCGGGAACGCCGCCACTGTTCTCCGAGGCGGAGCTCCTGGTCCGAGTCGGCGTGCCCGGGAATCAGAAGCCCATATTCCGTGGGAATTACAAGTCGAATCTTCCCGGGCCGAGCAGCTATCGCGCGAGGCTCTTGGAGAACGCTTCGCCCGGAACGGAAGTGATCAGAGTGGTGGCGAACGATCCCGATGGACGTGACAATCTGTTGCAGTATCACATCGCGTCCGGTGCTAAAGACAACTTCGTTATAAACTCTAGGTACCTTAGACACGTTCCGGTCGGTGTTGCGCGCGCGCAAACGACACGATTACGAACGTTCGACGATTCCCGTGACGATATATGGACTTGTATGGTTCTAGCTCTGGTGTGATTACTGTGTCTCCAGATGCCCGTCTGGATCTGGAAACCGGCGGCGAGAAATACGAAGTGATCGTTTATGCCGTAGACTCCGGCACGCCTGTCAGGGAAACCGCCTCCACCACCGTCACCGTGAACATCGTCGACGTGAACAACAAGCCGCCGGTGTTCAACGTGTCGACGTATCTTGTTTACGTGTCCGAGAGAGCTGGCATTGGTAAGATATCGATCCGCTGGTACGGTAAAGTCTTCttagttataataaatatttattttgtaataaaatggGCCGCAGAATCAAATACTAAAAAATCTAATCaaagtaaaattaaaataaattatataaatactaaataaataatcaattaaataaaattgaataaaaatgaatagaatcgaatagaatcgaatagaatcgaatagaatcgaatagaatcgaatagaatcgaatagaatcgaatagaatcgaatagaatcgaatagaatcgaatagaatcgaatagaatcgaatagaatcgaatagaatcgaatagaatcgaatggaatcgaataaaatcgaataaaattgagtAAAACtgaatagaatcgaatagaatcgaataaaattgaaataaaattgaaataaaattgaaataaaattgaaataaaattgaaataaaattgaaataaaattgaaataaaattgaaataaaattgaaataaaattgaaataaaattgaaataaaattgaaataaaattgaaataaaattgaaataaaattgaaataaaattgaaataaaattgaaataaaattgaaataaaattgaaataaaattgaaataaaattgaaataaaattgaaataaaattgaaataaaattgaaataaaattgaaataaaattgaaataaaattgaaataaaattgaaataaaattgaaataaaattgaaataaaattgaaataaaattgaaataaaattgaaataaaattgaaataaaattgaaataaaattgaaataaaattgaaataaaattgaaataaaattgaaataaaattgaaataagattgaaataaaattgaaataaaattgaacaaaattgaacaaaattgaacaaaatcgAACAAAATCGaacaaaatcgaataaaatcgatattgaataaaattgaatacaattgaatataattattaaacagGCGAGCCTGTCCTGAAGGTGGCGGCTACCGACCCCGACTCTGACGCCATCTTAGAATACTCCTTGGTGGAGCCGATAAAGGCTGTCgataaaaccggcgtggcactGAAGAGCACCGCGTCCTACGACTACAAGACGGCTTTCCGTATCAATTCAACTACCGGTCAGATAACGGTGAACCGCGTCCTTGACTACCAAGTGGCAGCGGTGATCATCCTGACCGTTCAAGCCCGGGACTCGAACGCCGTCGTCAACAAGGAGAAGCAGTTCGCGAGGGTCGAGGTGACGATCTACATACAAGCGTACAGCGACGACAATCCGACGTTCTCCAACACCGGGTGGTCCCCTAACAACCCCGTGATCAGGATTTCGGTGCCGGAAGAACAACCGCTCGGCACGACCTTGTTGATGCTGTCGGCCAAAGAGCCCACCACTGGCTACGCTGTGCAGAGGTTCGAGCTGGTCAGGGACGACAACGACGAGGGATACGTCAACGTCGGTGTCCAGAGCGGGAACGTTGTCCTCAGCAGGATATTGGACTACGAGGCGCTAGTTCGGAAGGTATTGTCGAGATCTGGTGGCGATGAGACCTAGATGACCTAGAAAGAGGACGTGGTTCCTTTTAGGTGATTTTGAAGGCATTGACGAGCGTAGCAGTACAGGGTGTAAAAAATGTTACGTTATGGCTGTCGTAGACGTATTCTACGACTTCAGATCGATGGGATCTCTTAAAAAAAAACTTTTCGCAGGAGTGACCTTAATCACATTTTGCAAGGTCAAGCTTTTTTATAATGGCATCCTGCTGCACTTGTCGAGAGGAGCGAACTTTCGAAAGGAACCACATGGCCCAGAGCAATCATTTTGGTATCACCTTGACCTTGACTTTTAGTAGAAAAACAATAACTTTCTTTGTTCAATTACTGAAATGACTGAAATCAGGGTCATAGTATAGCAGGTCGGTTGAATTCATTACTTCATCAGCAATAGCCCTAAAAAGTAAAAAATACAGGGTGCTGTTTAAAATAGTCAGGGCGACCTTAGCTTTCAGTGGAAAAACTTCTTGGAATTTGTTATTTTTCAATATGTAACCGACGAAATACTaactttcgttcgaaacatttcTTTCTCAGCCGTCGAAAGTGCTTGAAAACTCCTGGCGACGGTTATGCGACAATTTAACACAATTTAACCTAGTATATAAATTACTGCAAATAGAATTCAATCGAGAAACGTTCAAAGTTAAATTACACCAAAACCGTTGCTCTGAGACATATGGTTCCGTTTGCAAGTTTGCTCCTCTCGACGAGTAGAACAGGATGCCATCGTAAAAAATGTTTGACCTTGAAAACCACGGCCAAGGTCACTCCTGCGAAAAGCTTCTTTTCAACAAATCTCCATCGACCCAATGGTGTAGAATACATCTACGATCCTTTTTTCACGTCCTGTACAGATTAAAACGTATAATTCCTCTAGACATCCGATGATTCCACATCCATCAGAGTCCCGAATGACGACTGACTCGATTTGGCCTAGATAGTCCCCCTTAAAGACCTTATCCTTCCAGTCGATCCGGTTCAAAGTGCGCGCGCTGGCCAGGGACTACGAGATCACGCGCAAGATGTCCGAGGCGAACGTGATCGTCGAGGTGCAGGACACGAACGACAACAGCCCGATATTCACGCAGGACGACTACAAGATCTCCGTCCTGGAGTCCGCGAAGCCGGGAAAGACGGTGCTTACCGTGAAAGCGACGGACATGGACAGCTCGGTGACGGAGCAAGAGATCGAGCGCGGCTACGGCGAGGTCAGGTACTCCATCACCGGTGAGAACGCGAACATGTTCGAGGTCGATCCGACAAGTGGCAGCATTCAGGTGAGCTATTCCGCGCGCCTAAACCTATTCAATAAGCCTAACATCCGGCCGAATGTCCACAGATAAACGTGAACACGAGCCTGGACAGGGAAAAGCAGTCGGTGCTGCGGTTCTACGCGGTGGCCTCGGATATGCCGCAGGGTGGCGCCGAGCAGCGCAGCACCAGGGCCCTGGTGACCATCGACGTGCTGGACGTGAACGACAACGCGCCGACCTTCGAGCAGGAGGCGTACACAGCTGTGATACCAGAAAACGCCCCGCCACGTGTCAGCGTGGTGAACATCACCGCGACGGACCCGGACGAGGGCGAGGGCGGGGTGATACACTTCGAGATCATCGACGAGGGCGAGGCGAACGGTGAGTAGCCCGACTGAAGACCTGATCCAGGACCCTGACCAACGCCAACGCGTTCGCAGGACTCTTCAAGATAAACCACACGACCGGCGAGATCTTCTCCGGCAAGGCGTTGACGGGGAAGGGCAGGACGGAGCCGTACATCATGAGGATCAGGGCGCAGGACGGCGGTGAGCCGGAGCTGTACACCGACGTGATTCTGACGTTGTACATAGGCGACGTGGTCAGCAACGACGGGGTGCCGTTGTTCATCAGGCCAACGTTCGAGGAGGTGGCCCACATAGCCGAGAACTCTACCCTAGGCAGCCCGGTGTTCCAGGTGGTGGCCTCGGACCCGGACGACCCGAATCTGCCGAACGGCAAGATCACCTTCAAGTTCCTGGAGGACGGGAACTTCGGCAAGGACGCCAGCGCCTTCAGGATCAACGCCGAGACCGGACTGATCACCACCAGGAAGCTGCTGGACCGCGAGCTGAAGGACAGCTACACGCTGATCCTGGTGGCCCAGGACCTCGGAAGCCCGCCCCAGCAAGCGACCAGGGTGCTGCAGGTGATCGTGGACGACATAGACGACCACAAGCCGCGCTTCAAGAGGAACCTGGACAGCCCGCCCATCGAGCTGACGATCTACGAGGAGACGCCGCCTGGCACCAGGGTGGGGCTGATCGAGGCCATCGACGAGGACATCGGAGAGAACGGGAAGATCGACTACGCCATCGTCTACGGGAACGAGGCGTGGCTGTTCGTCGTTGAACGCCTGGAAAACAACTCGGCCGTGATCAGGTCCAACGACCGTCTGGACCGCGAGTCCATGGACCGTCATTTGCTGACCGTGAAATGCTTCCCGTATTCAACGAAGAGGTCCAACATCATCCCGAAGCCGTACAACCGGCAGGACCCGTCGCAGAGGCAGGTTCTGATCAGGGTGCTCGACATCGACGACAACAAGCCCACCTTCAGGAAGCAAAACGTCACACTGGGCGTCCGGCTGAACGTCCCGATAGACACCAGCCTGATCACCTTCGAGGCCTTCGACGCGGACTCGGACGCCCTGCCCATCAAGTACAGCATGAGCAAGGCGTCCTTCGCGTCCCTCGTCGACCCCTCCATGTCCAGGCGGGAGATCCCCTCGCAGCTGGCCCTGAACCAGCAGTCCGGAGAGCTGAGGACCACCGGGTCCATGTCCAGCTATGCGGACGGTTACATGGAGATCGTGATCTCTGCCAATAATTCCGTGACACCTGGCAGAGAGACGAATATCACGCTGAGGATCTTCCTGCTTCGCGACAGGGACATGCTGAAGTTCGTGTTCTCGAAGCCGCCCGTCGAGGTCAGGAAGACCCTGGAGGACTTCGAGAGGGCCGTGCAGCTTGCGCTGTCCCTGCCGATCAGCGTGAACGTCTATGACACACAGTTCTACTCGAAGGAGGACAACTCGTTGGACTTCTCGTCGACCAGCTCCTGCTTCCAGATGGTCGGCAAGGAGGCCTACGACCTGGACGAGATGAAGGCGCTGCTCACGG
Coding sequences within:
- the Cad74A gene encoding cadherin 74A, translating into MWTLLLLTLFLSPPSWGQVINRAPHFVQGGDMARLAVSEGTPPGAPVYKLQGEDPEASRLHYSISGEYFTVNRDTGVVVLRKPLDRETQDLIEVIISITDEGIAGSEPNTVSLRREIAVLDENDNPPVYHGRPYAARVPESAHVGGLLVPPGTITITDLDGGVNADIHVECVSASRDDDVCDVFDVLAEKLAEGRYDVQITLAKPLDYERRNSYLINLLAVDGASDAAKVLQARATVAVDVLDVQDQPPVFLNAPYSAALPENTPTGHTVLTVRARDGDTGEPRNLLLALEEDEKGHFDLEVSREGDVTVGKLVTANVSLDREDPKILQNGGIYTFQVKATELINNEIPADTATSIITIVVTDVDDQMPVFNENVFDVMISEDIGLDTPLPGLNVIVSDGDVGENARYTLALRDVPGYPGISDAFTVSPKEAQGRVPVVIKARNVEVLDYDVDDPAKRELKFDVVALVGNEAVATCRVHIRLVDANDHSPKFTHPFYEFSVPEDAEIGSKLGDVVANDRDSGSFGELSYALRGFGADKFKTDPKTGGVFVGKPLDYESKRLYFPTMEATDGGGKVSVAGIFIDLVDVNDNKPVFEQSTFSRTVREDATSFDPQMFVRATDADGPSQGNGKVTYSISSHNSVTDDVFKINPDTGEVTMSKPVRSGDTERGIYELKIRATDAGTPPLFSEAELLVRVGVPGNQKPIFRGNYKSNLPGPSSYRARLLENASPGTEVIRVVANDPDGRDNLLQYHIASGAKDNFVINSSSGVITVSPDARLDLETGGEKYEVIVYAVDSGTPVRETASTTVTVNIVDVNNKPPVFNVSTYLVYVSERAGIGEPVLKVAATDPDSDAILEYSLVEPIKAVDKTGVALKSTASYDYKTAFRINSTTGQITVNRVLDYQVAAVIILTVQARDSNAVVNKEKQFARVEVTIYIQAYSDDNPTFSNTGWSPNNPVIRISVPEEQPLGTTLLMLSAKEPTTGYAVQRFELVRDDNDEGYVNVGVQSGNVVLSRILDYEALVRKSIRFKVRALARDYEITRKMSEANVIVEVQDTNDNSPIFTQDDYKISVLESAKPGKTVLTVKATDMDSSVTEQEIERGYGEVRYSITGENANMFEVDPTSGSIQINVNTSLDREKQSVLRFYAVASDMPQGGAEQRSTRALVTIDVLDVNDNAPTFEQEAYTAVIPENAPPRVSVVNITATDPDEGEGGVIHFEIIDEGEANGLFKINHTTGEIFSGKALTGKGRTEPYIMRIRAQDGGEPELYTDVILTLYIGDVVSNDGVPLFIRPTFEEVAHIAENSTLGSPVFQVVASDPDDPNLPNGKITFKFLEDGNFGKDASAFRINAETGLITTRKLLDRELKDSYTLILVAQDLGSPPQQATRVLQVIVDDIDDHKPRFKRNLDSPPIELTIYEETPPGTRVGLIEAIDEDIGENGKIDYAIVYGNEAWLFVVERLENNSAVIRSNDRLDRESMDRHLLTVKCFPYSTKRSNIIPKPYNRQDPSQRQVLIRVLDIDDNKPTFRKQNVTLGVRLNVPIDTSLITFEAFDADSDALPIKYSMSKASFASLVDPSMSRREIPSQLALNQQSGELRTTGSMSSYADGYMEIVISANNSVTPGRETNITLRIFLLRDRDMLKFVFSKPPVEVRKTLEDFERAVQLALSLPISVNVYDTQFYSKEDNSLDFSSTSSCFQMVGKEAYDLDEMKALLTDPRNEELKKVYRAYHVEKVQQCAALVARADASMTQMWVLAIAVLVGVATIVSSCALCCMHTKYKRQVKHARLRDQPRLPLSYVSSGPGMVSAASHTTLGPGTMVSLGPHESPYEWGADTTLYHPSTLESRT